GCAGCTTTCGCATTCCGTTGCCACAATTAAGGATAGGCACGACTTTCCTATTTGTGGTAATTACCACTTTGATGAGGGAGGTCGTTATTTTTTTGAAAAAAACCAAAAAAATTGTTTTAATGGGGCTTCTTATCGCCCTTGATGTCATTGCGGCATCTTTTTTGACCATCAAGATGACATATCTGAGAATAGGCACATCGTTCATACCCGTTTCATTTACGGGTTTGATATTCGGGCCGCTGCTCGGCGGCATCGGTGCGGGGATTGCAGACGTCGTGCAGTTTTTGTTATTCCCCTCAGGTGCCTTTATTCCAGGAATAACCCTCGATTCATTTTTGTCAGGCGCAGTTTATGGATTATTGCTGCATAAAAAGCGCCCCGCCCTTTGGCGAACTTTCACAGCAGCGGCAATAAACCAGCTCGTTATAAGCGGCGTTTTGACAACGTTCTGGCTGTACCTCGCTATCCCGGGAAATACATTTTCCGCACTTTTTATCACAAGAATCATAAAATGCCTCATTATGACGCCGATTGAAACGGTCGTCATCTACGGTATGTGGCAGCTTAAAGAACGGACAAAGGTATTTAGCCGCGTCAGCCTTTAAGAAAAATATCTGCCGGGTCCGGTTTAAAACTTAAACCGGATCTTTTTTTGCCCTCAGTAAATATTAACGGCAACACAGCATAAACAGTATTAAGAGGTGCAAAGGCAAGCCTTGGAACGACATTTTTAGCGTCAATATATGCAAACCCGCAGACATACTTCTTTGAGGTCGCAATTTTTATCCAAAGAATATTTATGATATATCTATTGCACTCATCAATCAAAATTGCCCGACAAGTCCGACTAATCAGTTTAATTTTTGAATAATCGCATATTAAATCTTGCAAAAAGTGAAACGTTAATATATAATTATGCTAACAGCTATTCGAAAGGAGACGCAGAATGCTTAAGAACAGTTACCTCAAAAAATGGATTGAAGATATGGCAGCTTTGACGAACCCGAAA
This DNA window, taken from [Clostridium] cellulosi, encodes the following:
- a CDS encoding hypothetical protein (Family membership) is translated as MKKTKKIVLMGLLIALDVIAASFLTIKMTYLRIGTSFIPVSFTGLIFGPLLGGIGAGIADVVQFLLFPSGAFIPGITLDSFLSGAVYGLLLHKKRPALWRTFTAAAINQLVISGVLTTFWLYLAIPGNTFSALFITRIIKCLIMTPIETVVIYGMWQLKERTKVFSRVSL